Sequence from the Streptosporangiales bacterium genome:
CGTCTACGCGCGGCGGCGGAGGCGTGTGTCCGACCGCACCTGAGTCACGAACGTCAGAGCATGCCGGCGTACTGCTTGTTGCCCACCTTCAGCGTCGGGTCGCTACCCAGGTAGGCGTGCTTGCTCATGTCGGGGGAGTACGCGCTCGCGTACGGCAGCCGGCCCATCGCCTCGGCGACACCCCTGATGTGGTGCGGGCCCGCGCCACAGCAGACGCCGACGTAGTTCACGCCGAGCGCGTACGCGTCCCGTGCGAACTCGGCCATCTCGTACCGCGTGCAGGTGAACGGGTCGAGCCCGGTCGGGAACGCCCGCACGTCCGGCGTACGAGGGTCGCGCAGCGACTGCATCGTCGGCTGCGCCGGGGTCGTGCGGTACGGCACGGGGAGCGCGGCGACGTGGCACGACACGGCCTGCCGGATCTCGGCGAGCAACGGCAGCGTGGTGAGCGGTCCGCGCCCGCAGTTGACGCCGACCACGTCCGCGCCGGCCTGCTCGAGTGCCTGGAACGACTCGCGGACACCGTACCCGTCGCGAGTGAAGTCCTCCTGGTGGAAGACGAGCGTCACGACGGTGGGCAGCCCGGACTCGCGCATCACCTGGGTGCAGAGCAGCGCCTCCTCGAGGTAGCTGAAGGTCTCGCCGATGAGCAGCTCCGAGCCCTCCTCGACGGCCCAGTCGACCTGTTCGGCGAACATGGCCCGGATGCCGGGTCGCGCGTTCTCGTCGGCCCACAGGTTCGTGTTGCTCAGGTTGCCCGCGAGCAGCGTGCCGGACTCCCGTGCCACCTCGCGGGCGATCGCGAGAGCGGTGCGGTTCAACGGTTCCAGGATGTGCTCCTTGCCGACGAGGCGGAGCTTCTCCCGGTGGCCGTAATAGGTGAAGGCCTCCACGATGTCCGAGCCGGCGTGCACGAACTCGCGATGCAGCGAGGCGACGACCTCGGGGTGCTCGAGCACCACCTCGGGTACGAACGCACCGGCCTGCACGTAGCCGCGTCGCTCGCACTCGAAGAGATAGCCCTCGGCGCACACCACCCCGCTGCCATCGAGCAGCGCGAGTAGGCCAGGCTTGCTGTCCGACATCCAGTTCCCCCTCGTCGATCGGTTCCCGCCCCCGAGGGCGGTCCTGATGGCCACCGCTCGGCTCTACACAAGACACAGCCCGTTGATCGGTCAACGTGCTGTTGCGTCGACAGCAACGCGAGATGCATCGTGTTGTCGGTCGTGAACGAGAAGAGGAGTCCGATGGCAGCTTCCGGTGTGCGGGTCGTCGCGTTCTGCGTCCACCCGGACGGGTTCAGGGTGATCTCGCAGTGGGCCGTGCAGCGCGGACACGACCTCGCTCTGGTCGTGACACTGCCGGGCGCGGACCACTACGGGCCCGGCCAGGGCTCGATCCTCGACGTCGCCTCGGGGACCGACGTGGTGGTCAGCCGGAGACTGCGGTCCGGCACCGCGTCGCTGGTGGCGGCCGTCCGGCCCGACCTGGTGGTGTCCGCGAGCTTCGCCCGGCGGATCCCCGCCGAGATCATCGGCATTCCGAAGTACGGCGCGGTGAACCTCCACCCCGCACCGCTGCCGCGGGGACGCGGACCCAACCCGCAGCGCCTGACGTACGAAGGCGATCCCGAGGTGGGTGCGACGCTGCATCGCCTGGCGGAGGAGTTCGACGCCGGCGCGATCCTCAGCCGCCAGGTGCGTCAGCTCGGGGCCGACGAGCTGACGCCGCAGGGTCTCTTCGCCGTCTGGGCCGACGTGCTCGCGCGGGCGCTCGACGAGGGTGCTGAGCGCGCGTTGGCGGGGGAGCCGGGGGAACAGCAGGACGAGTCCGCCGCCACGTACGCGGCACCGTTCACCGACGACGAGTACCGGCTGCGGTGGGGCGAGCCCGCGCTGACGCTCCAGCGTCGCGTGGCCGCGCTCAACCTGCTGGGGCCGCGGGCGCGCGTCGTCCTCGACGGGAACGAGAGCCGGTGGCGGTCGCCGTGCGACGCCTCGACGGTGAGTATCCGGAGGTCGCGCCAGGCACCGTGCTCGACCGGTCGGGCGACGTCGTCGTCGTGCGCGCCTCCGACGGCGCGGTCGAGGTGACCCTCGCCGCGGAGCAGCCCGGCGCTTGACCTGGAGTGCGCTCCAAGTGTCACCGTGCTCGACATGACGACGATGACACGAACACTCGGACGCAGCGGGCTCGACGTCAGCGCTCTCGGCCTGGGGTGCTGGGCGATCGGCGGACCGTTCTGGCAGGGCGAGCAGCCGGTCGGCTGGGGTGAGGTCGATGACGAGGAATCGGTGCGTGCCGTACGCCACGCTCTCGACCTCGGCGTGACCTTCTTCGACACCGCCGACGTGTACGGCACCGGGCACAGCGAGCGGATCCTGGGCAAGGCGCTCGCGGGCCGTCGTGACGACGTGGTGATCGCCACCAAGTGGGGCAACACCTTCGACGAGACGAGCCGGCAGTGGACCGGCACCGACACCTCGCCCGCGTACCTGCGCCGCGCGGTCGAGGCGTCACTGCGCCGCCTGGGCACCGACCGGATCGACCTGTACCAGCTGCACCCCGGAGACCCGGCCGTGGACGAGGTCGAGCCGCTGCTC
This genomic interval carries:
- a CDS encoding homocysteine S-methyltransferase family protein, producing MSDSKPGLLALLDGSGVVCAEGYLFECERRGYVQAGAFVPEVVLEHPEVVASLHREFVHAGSDIVEAFTYYGHREKLRLVGKEHILEPLNRTALAIAREVARESGTLLAGNLSNTNLWADENARPGIRAMFAEQVDWAVEEGSELLIGETFSYLEEALLCTQVMRESGLPTVVTLVFHQEDFTRDGYGVRESFQALEQAGADVVGVNCGRGPLTTLPLLAEIRQAVSCHVAALPVPYRTTPAQPTMQSLRDPRTPDVRAFPTGLDPFTCTRYEMAEFARDAYALGVNYVGVCCGAGPHHIRGVAEAMGRLPYASAYSPDMSKHAYLGSDPTLKVGNKQYAGML